Proteins encoded by one window of Thermoflexus sp.:
- a CDS encoding LAGLIDADG family homing endonuclease — protein MALGLVPRHDPRGNHSLLFGHSAFVPVRGVFRHRVAEIYEIEFAGGTIRATGNHSVFVRTRQGLVTKAVAELQPGDVLVALPYKVNRSSRARSVRAHRFPQAFSMELPVYLEREEVRAAYEWATAAPIPQAAIAAAIGVSQTTVSKWRRGLHLPRLLTRTVYRHTLPEKVPVTPELCRLLGYFAADGYSRKEVIFSLGADEREEIEDIRRLMREIFGLEPDRVREGPGRAIHLVYHSKPLADFFARHVGRTAWNKHVPAFLFEAPFEYFVEFLRGYARGDGYIDARGKLEITSVNRQLILELHWLCRMHGLNSYISTFRARAGRRIAGGKPLPATRAYRLGLSRWDNPLLPGWKRENSRAHLPVVRSVRRIPYDGYVYDLCGCQYEAFFGGETPILLHNTNRPDILDPALLRPGRFDRRVILDRPDVKGREAIFRVHLRGKPLDDDVDVSVLARATPGFVGADIANVVNEAAILAARKNKKKISMKDFEEAIEKVIAGPERKSRIITEREKRIIAYHEAGHAVVAYYLPNCDPVHKVTIIPRGMAGGYTLALPEEDRTLWTRSKFLDDMAMALGGRAAEEIVFGDITTGAAEDLERVTELARAMVTRYGMSEKLGPMVFGKKEELIFLGKEIAEQRDYSDAVAQEIDAEVRRLVMEAYERAKRILTEHRDKLEAVAQKLIEMETLDAEAFRAIMEGRTPPEPKAPGAAGPAPQPTAPQPSAPAPGTGPAPVPIPA, from the coding sequence ATGGCCCTGGGGCTGGTGCCCCGCCACGATCCTCGGGGGAATCACTCCCTGCTCTTCGGCCACAGCGCGTTCGTCCCGGTCCGCGGTGTGTTCCGCCACCGGGTGGCCGAGATCTATGAGATCGAATTCGCCGGCGGAACCATCCGGGCTACGGGCAATCACTCCGTGTTCGTGCGCACCCGGCAGGGGCTGGTTACCAAGGCGGTGGCCGAGCTACAGCCTGGCGATGTCCTGGTCGCCCTGCCTTACAAGGTGAACCGTTCCTCTCGCGCCCGCTCGGTTCGCGCCCATCGCTTCCCTCAGGCTTTTTCGATGGAGCTCCCCGTTTACCTGGAGCGCGAGGAGGTCCGGGCCGCCTATGAATGGGCCACCGCCGCCCCAATTCCCCAGGCCGCCATTGCCGCAGCGATCGGCGTCTCCCAGACCACGGTCTCCAAGTGGCGCCGTGGGCTCCATCTCCCGCGCCTCCTGACCCGTACGGTCTATCGCCACACCCTGCCGGAGAAGGTGCCGGTGACGCCGGAGCTGTGCCGGCTTCTGGGGTATTTCGCCGCCGATGGCTACAGCCGCAAGGAGGTGATCTTCTCCCTGGGCGCTGATGAGCGGGAGGAAATAGAGGATATCCGCCGTCTGATGCGCGAGATCTTCGGCCTGGAGCCGGACCGCGTCCGGGAAGGCCCGGGTCGGGCCATCCACCTGGTGTATCACAGCAAGCCGCTGGCGGATTTCTTCGCCCGCCATGTCGGCCGGACGGCCTGGAACAAGCATGTGCCGGCCTTCCTGTTCGAAGCTCCCTTTGAGTATTTCGTGGAGTTCCTGCGAGGCTATGCCCGGGGGGATGGCTACATCGACGCCAGGGGCAAGCTGGAGATCACTTCGGTGAATCGTCAGCTGATCCTGGAGCTCCACTGGCTCTGCCGGATGCATGGCCTCAACAGTTACATCTCCACCTTCCGCGCCCGGGCCGGGCGCCGGATTGCCGGAGGCAAGCCGCTCCCTGCTACCCGCGCTTATCGACTGGGCCTGAGCCGCTGGGATAACCCCCTGCTGCCCGGCTGGAAGCGGGAGAACAGCCGCGCCCACCTTCCGGTGGTCCGCTCTGTGCGCCGGATCCCTTACGATGGCTATGTCTATGATCTCTGTGGCTGTCAATATGAGGCTTTCTTCGGCGGAGAGACGCCCATCCTGCTGCATAACACGAACCGCCCGGATATCCTCGATCCCGCCCTCCTGCGCCCCGGGCGTTTCGATCGCCGGGTGATCCTGGATCGGCCGGACGTGAAAGGGCGGGAGGCGATCTTCCGGGTGCACCTGCGAGGCAAGCCGCTGGACGATGATGTGGATGTGTCGGTGCTGGCCCGGGCCACGCCGGGCTTCGTCGGCGCGGACATCGCCAACGTGGTCAACGAGGCCGCCATCCTGGCCGCCCGCAAGAACAAGAAGAAGATCTCCATGAAGGACTTCGAGGAGGCGATCGAGAAGGTCATCGCCGGCCCGGAGCGCAAGAGCCGCATCATCACCGAGCGCGAGAAGCGCATCATCGCCTACCATGAGGCCGGCCACGCAGTGGTCGCTTACTACCTGCCCAACTGCGATCCGGTGCACAAGGTGACGATCATCCCCCGGGGCATGGCCGGCGGCTACACCCTGGCCCTCCCCGAGGAGGATCGAACCCTGTGGACCCGCTCCAAGTTCCTGGACGATATGGCGATGGCCCTGGGCGGCCGCGCCGCAGAGGAGATCGTCTTCGGCGATATCACCACGGGCGCGGCGGAGGACCTGGAGCGGGTCACCGAGCTGGCCCGGGCCATGGTCACCCGGTATGGGATGAGCGAGAAGCTCGGGCCGATGGTCTTCGGAAAGAAAGAGGAGCTGATCTTCCTGGGCAAGGAGATCGCTGAGCAGCGGGACTACAGCGACGCCGTGGCCCAGGAGATCGACGCCGAGGTCCGCCGCCTGGTGATGGAGGCCTACGAGCGGGCCAAGCGGATCCTCACCGAGCACCGGGATAAGCTGGAGGCGGTGGCTCAGAAGCTGATCGAGATGGAGACCCTGGACGCGGAGGCCTTCCGGGCGATTATGGAAGGGCGGACGCCGCCGGAACCGAAGGCGCCCGGGGCCGCCGGCCCCGCCCCCCAGCCGACGGCCCCCCAGCCCAGCGCCCCGGCTCCCGGCACCGGGCCGGCTCCGGTCCCGATCCCGGCCTGA
- a CDS encoding endonuclease III has translation MDRPRAALKRKAEEIDRALEAYYGIPARWRLDPLSELILTVLSQNTSDINSWRAFERLRERFPTWEAVRDAPVEAVQEAIRPAGLSAQKAPRIQRILQRITEERGELSLDFLAEWPVEEAKAWLRRLDGVGPKTAAIVLLFSLDKPAFPVDTHVHRVGTRLGLIPEGMSAEKAHDWMEALVPPERYLPFHLLLIRHGREICKAQRPRCELCPVRRWCDFYRRRRLKADS, from the coding sequence ATGGATCGACCCCGTGCAGCGCTAAAGCGGAAGGCGGAAGAAATCGACCGTGCGCTGGAGGCCTATTACGGGATCCCGGCCCGCTGGCGGCTGGATCCCCTCTCGGAATTGATCCTGACCGTCCTCTCTCAGAACACCAGCGACATCAACAGCTGGCGGGCTTTCGAGCGGCTGCGCGAACGGTTTCCCACCTGGGAGGCGGTGCGGGATGCCCCCGTGGAGGCCGTGCAGGAGGCCATCCGGCCCGCCGGGCTTTCCGCTCAGAAAGCGCCCCGTATCCAGCGGATCCTGCAGCGGATCACGGAGGAGCGCGGGGAGCTGTCCCTCGACTTCCTGGCGGAATGGCCGGTGGAGGAAGCCAAAGCCTGGCTGCGGAGGCTGGACGGGGTGGGGCCGAAGACAGCGGCCATCGTGCTCCTGTTTTCGCTGGATAAGCCCGCGTTCCCGGTGGATACGCACGTTCACCGCGTGGGAACCCGTCTGGGCCTGATCCCCGAGGGGATGTCCGCGGAGAAAGCTCATGACTGGATGGAAGCGCTGGTCCCGCCGGAACGATACCTCCCCTTCCACCTGCTCCTGATCCGCCATGGCCGGGAGATCTGCAAAGCCCAGCGACCGCGTTGCGAGCTCTGCCCGGTGCGGCGCTGGTGCGATTTCTATCGAAGGCGCCGGTTGAAAGCGGACTCATAG
- a CDS encoding eCIS core domain-containing protein, translating to MIPYRGPIPESIRALLRELADPWLSEMDWERACLHVGTPLSRLILRLMPDPIPGVDPAAVTLGRHIFIDPDYWPLDRLPGFLLLVHELVHIRQWREKGIIGFLLAYLKDYLTHPQRYGGVRLEHEAVQVATRVEERWHARHFPV from the coding sequence ATGATCCCTTACCGAGGACCGATCCCCGAGTCGATACGGGCTCTGCTGCGCGAGCTTGCCGACCCCTGGCTTTCCGAGATGGATTGGGAACGCGCATGCCTGCACGTCGGGACCCCGCTCTCCCGGCTGATCCTGCGGCTGATGCCGGATCCGATCCCCGGGGTCGACCCGGCCGCCGTGACCCTCGGACGACATATCTTTATAGATCCGGATTACTGGCCGCTGGATCGGTTGCCGGGATTCCTCCTCCTGGTCCACGAGCTGGTCCACATCCGCCAGTGGCGGGAGAAGGGCATCATCGGGTTTTTGCTGGCTTATCTTAAGGATTATCTAACGCATCCTCAACGCTATGGAGGAGTTCGCCTGGAGCATGAGGCGGTTCAGGTCGCCACCCGGGTGGAGGAGCGCTGGCATGCGCGCCATTTCCCCGTGTAA
- a CDS encoding glycosyltransferase family 39 protein produces MWSIRSRSARWNTLAGLGVLILFAFGLRLYRLGEPSLWNDEGLTLYRARASWEELLRGQIVLQGLRPILTIDNHPPLYFVVLKIWIALAGDTEFALRFPSVWASILIIPLAWTVWKQLREPAAAWVSALLLAVSPLYLWYGQEARMYTLLALESLFLFRLWLSFSGNFSRTSSRFVMIAAMISMLLTHYTSILLLFSLWLWALLQPQRSQRRMALISLPAFVVLGLFLPFLYQRLLSGPERDYRFIPFLDLLIDIFRSPAFGTSFPYRNSGLWPIQWAWVGAMGIGSWHLLRHKRSVGFLFLFSFFGPTILLYGLSHIKPLYQNIRHLFLITPMAYLLASLGFAFLIRRSVYVGIPISAFVCAGMLLSDGLYFSEPYPLKEDWRGALAWTNRQVISKDLVILQDLTLTPLARYYYHGSAPLLLIGREGEEQEGMIQALEASTQRPERIWLITGLSQEDLFRPNQALPHWLSANSLYLMQKVFPSRNIWVRVLVYDLYAWDRQPSPEAIPVDLRIGSYLRLRWIEGPELEHPILRWWFFWEKGSLSSLNLWLDIRLIDGRGEVWAREVQPIWPSFPPDRWPESRLVRQQVRMRLPPGLPPGIYRLRVEAFDLDRRIPANGASGWESPSFFLEGYTDPAGSMTPGVRSMGGVQLLAARPVVDPPYFPGLGVPVHLLWRAEADPPRARSMALFWQQGATRRLLFRGELGPSFFPSDRWKAGQVVAQPLVLPLPPDLRGYGQVRLVLYDERGEPIPWETPWPFYRQGYPVFTLSLSPWPVRHKPIPLNREGRACFEGWICLDRYEIQPEQAAPGQTVEVRLAWHVRRRPERPGVVFVHLSRRPDQPPLTTGDAPPQGGQRPILTWEPGEYVEDIHRLQIPEDLPPGPYGIFIGWYSEEGRWRAVDRSGARYPLDAVPLGEIEVRP; encoded by the coding sequence ATGTGGAGCATTCGAAGCCGAAGCGCCAGATGGAATACCCTGGCTGGGCTTGGGGTTCTGATCCTTTTCGCCTTCGGCCTCCGGCTCTATCGACTGGGCGAGCCCTCTCTCTGGAACGATGAGGGCCTGACCCTTTATAGAGCGCGGGCCTCATGGGAGGAGCTCCTCCGTGGGCAGATTGTCCTGCAGGGTCTTCGACCTATTCTGACCATTGACAATCACCCCCCGCTTTACTTCGTTGTGCTGAAAATTTGGATTGCGCTGGCTGGCGATACGGAGTTCGCTCTTCGGTTCCCATCCGTGTGGGCTTCGATCCTCATCATTCCCCTCGCCTGGACGGTCTGGAAACAGCTTAGGGAGCCGGCCGCGGCCTGGGTCAGCGCCCTTCTCCTGGCTGTCTCGCCCCTCTATTTATGGTATGGCCAGGAGGCCCGGATGTATACGCTTCTGGCCCTCGAGAGCCTGTTTCTTTTCCGGCTCTGGCTTTCCTTTTCCGGGAATTTCTCGCGAACTTCTTCCCGGTTTGTCATGATCGCTGCGATGATTTCTATGTTGTTGACGCATTATACTTCTATCCTGCTGCTTTTTTCGCTCTGGCTTTGGGCTCTCCTTCAGCCCCAACGTAGCCAGCGCCGTATGGCGCTCATATCTCTTCCTGCTTTTGTTGTGTTGGGGCTTTTTCTTCCCTTTCTTTATCAAAGGCTGCTCAGTGGGCCGGAACGGGATTACCGCTTCATCCCTTTTCTGGATCTTCTGATCGACATATTCCGATCGCCCGCCTTTGGAACTTCTTTTCCTTATAGGAATTCCGGGTTGTGGCCCATTCAGTGGGCGTGGGTGGGGGCGATGGGGATAGGGAGCTGGCATCTCCTGCGCCACAAACGATCCGTTGGTTTCCTGTTTCTGTTCTCTTTCTTCGGTCCCACGATTCTTCTCTATGGGCTTTCTCATATAAAACCGCTCTATCAAAACATCCGCCATCTGTTCCTGATCACTCCAATGGCTTATCTCCTGGCATCCCTGGGATTTGCTTTCCTGATCCGCCGCAGCGTTTACGTTGGGATCCCCATCAGCGCCTTTGTTTGCGCTGGCATGCTCCTGAGCGATGGGCTCTATTTTTCTGAACCCTATCCTCTCAAGGAGGACTGGCGGGGTGCTCTGGCCTGGACGAACCGACAGGTCATTTCAAAGGATCTGGTGATTCTTCAAGACCTCACACTGACCCCACTGGCCAGGTATTACTATCATGGCTCTGCCCCTCTTCTTCTGATCGGTCGGGAGGGCGAAGAGCAGGAAGGGATGATTCAAGCGCTGGAAGCTTCCACACAGCGTCCAGAGCGCATCTGGCTGATCACAGGCCTCTCCCAGGAAGATCTCTTCCGGCCCAATCAGGCTCTCCCCCACTGGTTGAGCGCGAACAGCCTCTATCTGATGCAAAAGGTATTCCCCAGCCGGAATATATGGGTTCGTGTGCTGGTCTATGATCTCTATGCCTGGGATCGTCAGCCGTCCCCGGAAGCAATCCCGGTGGATCTTCGCATCGGATCTTACCTTCGCCTTCGATGGATAGAGGGGCCGGAGCTTGAACATCCTATTCTCCGCTGGTGGTTTTTCTGGGAGAAAGGATCGCTCTCATCGCTGAATCTATGGTTGGACATTCGACTTATCGATGGGAGGGGTGAGGTCTGGGCTCGGGAAGTTCAACCGATCTGGCCTTCGTTCCCCCCGGACCGATGGCCGGAGAGCCGGCTGGTTCGCCAGCAGGTCCGTATGCGATTGCCTCCCGGCCTTCCTCCGGGGATCTATCGGTTGCGGGTGGAAGCCTTCGATCTCGATCGCCGCATCCCGGCGAATGGGGCGTCCGGGTGGGAATCGCCATCTTTCTTCCTGGAAGGCTATACCGATCCTGCGGGTTCCATGACGCCTGGGGTTCGCTCCATGGGCGGGGTCCAGCTGCTTGCCGCTCGGCCGGTTGTGGATCCTCCCTATTTCCCCGGTCTTGGAGTGCCGGTTCACCTGCTCTGGCGGGCTGAAGCCGACCCTCCTCGTGCGCGTTCGATGGCTTTATTCTGGCAGCAGGGCGCCACGCGTCGTCTCCTGTTCCGGGGAGAGCTGGGCCCTTCGTTCTTCCCCTCCGATCGGTGGAAGGCCGGCCAGGTCGTTGCGCAACCGCTCGTCCTGCCGTTGCCTCCGGACCTCCGGGGCTACGGGCAGGTCCGGCTGGTTCTCTATGACGAGCGCGGGGAGCCGATCCCGTGGGAAACCCCGTGGCCTTTTTATCGCCAGGGCTACCCTGTGTTCACGCTGAGCCTCTCCCCCTGGCCGGTCCGTCACAAGCCGATCCCGCTGAACCGGGAAGGTCGCGCGTGTTTTGAGGGATGGATCTGTCTGGATCGCTACGAGATCCAGCCGGAGCAGGCCGCCCCCGGTCAGACAGTGGAGGTCCGTCTGGCCTGGCACGTGCGGCGCCGGCCGGAGCGCCCCGGGGTGGTGTTCGTCCATCTGAGCCGGCGACCGGACCAGCCGCCTCTCACGACAGGGGATGCGCCCCCACAAGGAGGCCAGCGTCCGATTTTGACTTGGGAGCCGGGGGAATATGTGGAGGACATCCATCGGCTGCAGATCCCGGAAGATCTTCCCCCTGGCCCGTATGGGATCTTCATCGGCTGGTACTCGGAGGAAGGGCGCTGGAGGGCTGTGGATCGTTCCGGGGCGCGTTATCCGCTGGATGCGGTCCCGTTGGGGGAGATCGAAGTTCGGCCGTAA
- a CDS encoding FAD/NAD(P)-binding oxidoreductase → MRRVLILGGGFGGVATAYALRQRLPPEDEILLIERRPYFMMGLRKTWAMIGRGTLEEGRRPLKALERLGIRVLQATIHAIDPANRAVEADGQRLEGDAMVIALGAELDPDAIPGFREHAINVYDPQEIPRAAEAVRAFQGGQVVIGIFGAPYKCPPAPYEMAFLLKDFFEARGIRAHLSVFTPQPMSLPVLGAAGCSVLEGRLAEHGIEFSPNQKATSVEAGAVRFGERRRPFDLLLGVPPHRCPEVVVRSGLTDGGAWVRVNPRTLETRFPGVYAIGDITEILLPNGMPMPKAGVFAEAEGQVVAERIAAVFAGREPMAAFTGEGFCYLEMGRGEAMLVRGRFLADPAPEIELTEPSSRYLEEKRAFEAERLRAWFGE, encoded by the coding sequence ATGCGACGGGTGTTGATCCTGGGCGGCGGCTTCGGGGGAGTGGCGACGGCTTATGCGCTCCGTCAACGGCTCCCCCCAGAGGACGAGATCCTTTTGATCGAGCGACGTCCATATTTCATGATGGGCCTGCGCAAGACGTGGGCCATGATCGGCCGGGGCACCCTCGAGGAGGGGCGCCGGCCGTTGAAGGCGCTGGAGCGCCTGGGCATCCGCGTCCTGCAGGCCACGATCCATGCCATCGATCCGGCCAACCGGGCCGTGGAAGCGGACGGCCAGCGCCTGGAAGGGGACGCGATGGTGATCGCGCTGGGCGCCGAACTGGATCCGGACGCCATCCCCGGCTTCCGGGAGCACGCGATCAATGTATACGATCCCCAGGAGATCCCCCGGGCGGCGGAGGCGGTGCGCGCGTTCCAGGGCGGGCAGGTCGTGATCGGGATTTTCGGCGCTCCGTATAAGTGCCCGCCCGCGCCCTACGAGATGGCCTTCCTGTTGAAGGACTTCTTCGAGGCGCGGGGCATCCGGGCCCATCTGTCGGTGTTCACCCCCCAGCCGATGTCCCTCCCTGTTCTGGGAGCGGCCGGCTGCTCCGTGCTGGAGGGGCGCCTCGCGGAGCATGGGATCGAGTTCTCCCCCAACCAGAAGGCCACATCCGTGGAAGCGGGAGCGGTGCGCTTCGGCGAGCGGCGACGGCCCTTCGATCTGCTTCTGGGAGTGCCCCCCCACCGCTGTCCGGAAGTGGTGGTTCGCAGCGGTCTCACTGATGGCGGAGCCTGGGTGCGGGTGAACCCCCGGACGCTGGAAACCCGATTCCCGGGCGTTTACGCCATCGGCGACATCACCGAGATCCTCCTCCCGAACGGCATGCCCATGCCCAAGGCGGGGGTCTTCGCGGAGGCGGAGGGCCAGGTGGTCGCAGAGCGGATCGCGGCGGTGTTCGCCGGTCGGGAGCCGATGGCCGCCTTCACGGGAGAGGGATTCTGTTACCTGGAGATGGGACGAGGCGAGGCGATGCTGGTGCGTGGGCGCTTCCTCGCGGATCCGGCTCCCGAGATCGAGCTCACCGAGCCCTCCTCCCGTTACCTGGAGGAAAAGCGGGCCTTCGAGGCGGAGCGGCTCCGGGCCTGGTTCGGAGAATAG
- a CDS encoding SIS domain-containing protein, with protein MSWTRYREVVLDQLQRAFEANRDTIPAAARLIADAVAGDRIVHVFGSGHSQLVALDIVGRAGGLAGVNPIWDPLFGRAERLEGFAPVLLAAHAFHPGDVLIVISHSGRNPAPIEVALHGRQHGLPVIAVTAVAFSRSIPSRHSSGKRLFELADVVLDTMGPPGDAAIRLDGELYAGPTSTVVGAALLQAVIAEAAARLMEQGIRPPLFRSGNLEGADAHNQELRARYRGRVLFLI; from the coding sequence ATGAGCTGGACCCGCTATCGTGAGGTGGTTCTGGATCAGCTGCAGCGCGCCTTCGAAGCGAATCGGGACACGATCCCTGCGGCGGCCCGTCTGATCGCCGACGCCGTGGCCGGGGATCGGATCGTCCATGTGTTTGGGAGTGGACACTCGCAACTGGTGGCCCTGGATATCGTCGGTCGCGCCGGGGGGCTGGCGGGTGTGAACCCCATATGGGATCCCCTGTTCGGGCGGGCTGAGCGCCTGGAGGGGTTTGCTCCGGTTCTCCTGGCCGCCCACGCTTTTCATCCGGGAGATGTGCTGATTGTGATCTCCCATTCGGGCCGCAATCCCGCCCCCATTGAAGTTGCCCTTCACGGCAGGCAGCACGGCCTTCCGGTGATCGCCGTGACCGCTGTGGCCTTCAGCCGCTCCATCCCCTCCCGCCATTCCTCGGGCAAACGTCTTTTCGAGCTTGCGGATGTGGTCCTGGATACCATGGGCCCTCCGGGCGATGCGGCCATCCGCCTGGATGGGGAGCTTTACGCAGGACCCACCTCCACCGTGGTCGGCGCCGCCCTGCTTCAGGCGGTGATCGCGGAGGCGGCCGCCCGGCTGATGGAGCAGGGGATCCGTCCCCCGCTGTTCCGTTCCGGCAACCTGGAGGGAGCGGACGCCCATAATCAGGAGCTGCGCGCCCGTTACCGGGGGCGGGTGCTGTTCCTGATTTAG
- a CDS encoding ATP-dependent helicase, with translation MRHLPSFLRELNPSQQEAVTAPDGPILVLAGPGSGKTRVLTYRIAYLLTVRRVSPFHILAVTFTNKAAEEMRARLEALFGERAAELTLGTFHAICARFLRREASLLGLNPQFVIYDEEDQLEAVRQALRDLHLDEKRYRPGALRAAISRAKNEFIRPDDYPIRTYFDEIVARVYSRYEERLRAADALDFDDLLLRAVDLFENHPEALARYQERYRHILVDEFQDTNTVQVFLLRLLASRHRNLFCVGDEDQSIYGWRGADFRNVIRFREHFPEARIIILEENYRSTRTILEAAQSVIRFNRERYNEKRLVAARGPGSPITVYEAFDEEDEAAFVVRHIQELIETRGVRPQEIAVMYRTNAQSRALEEAFIRAGLPYRLVGGVRFYQRREIKDLLAYLRLVLNPHDDLSLVRVLNVPPRGIGPATLSKLTALAQQQGSSLFTAIEQATGHPSPIRGGEGGRGGISLPQKIRHALVDLIERIRAWQAARERMGVAELLRRIIDEIGYAEYLESLEDQEREIGGRRWDNVMELLRVAAPYRPGAFEDPLAVFLSEAALISDVDTLRDDVDAPILLTLHAAKGLEFEAVFITGLEEGLLPHSRSMDEPAALEEERRLFYVGMTRAKDLLFLTYAFRRYEEIRTPSRFLREIPKELWSAVPGHRTPRAPRSRRDRKAAALQETPVAPPSSLRFRPGMRVRHPQFGEGLILESRRAGPDEEVVVMFEEAGLKRLLAGFANLQILPDPTRPPS, from the coding sequence ATGCGTCACCTTCCTTCCTTTCTCAGGGAATTGAACCCCAGCCAGCAGGAAGCGGTCACTGCGCCGGACGGGCCGATCCTGGTGCTGGCCGGGCCGGGCAGCGGGAAAACGCGGGTGCTGACCTACCGGATCGCCTATCTGCTGACCGTTCGCCGTGTCTCTCCCTTCCACATCCTGGCTGTCACCTTCACCAATAAAGCGGCGGAAGAAATGCGGGCCCGCTTGGAGGCTCTGTTCGGCGAGCGGGCCGCCGAGCTCACCCTGGGGACTTTCCACGCCATCTGCGCCCGCTTCCTGCGCCGGGAAGCCTCGCTCCTGGGCCTGAACCCTCAATTTGTGATTTACGACGAGGAAGACCAGCTGGAAGCCGTCCGGCAGGCGCTGCGCGATCTCCACCTGGATGAGAAGCGCTACCGGCCCGGGGCGCTGCGGGCGGCCATCTCCCGGGCCAAGAACGAGTTCATCCGTCCGGATGACTACCCCATTCGCACCTACTTCGATGAGATCGTCGCTCGCGTTTACAGCCGCTATGAGGAACGCCTGCGAGCCGCCGATGCCCTGGACTTCGATGATCTCCTGCTGCGGGCGGTCGATCTGTTTGAAAACCACCCCGAGGCCCTGGCCCGCTATCAGGAACGCTACCGCCATATCCTGGTGGACGAGTTCCAGGATACGAACACCGTGCAGGTTTTCCTGTTGCGGCTGCTGGCCTCCCGGCACCGCAACCTGTTTTGCGTGGGGGATGAGGATCAGAGCATCTACGGCTGGCGCGGGGCGGATTTCCGCAATGTCATCCGCTTCCGGGAACATTTCCCTGAGGCCCGCATCATCATCCTCGAAGAGAATTACCGGTCCACCCGGACCATCCTGGAGGCGGCCCAGTCGGTTATCCGTTTCAACCGGGAGCGGTATAACGAGAAGCGCCTGGTCGCCGCCCGCGGGCCCGGTTCCCCGATTACGGTCTACGAAGCGTTCGACGAAGAGGACGAGGCCGCCTTCGTGGTCCGTCATATCCAGGAGCTGATCGAAACCCGTGGGGTTCGGCCTCAGGAGATCGCTGTGATGTATCGGACCAACGCGCAATCCCGGGCGCTGGAGGAAGCCTTCATCCGGGCCGGTCTGCCCTACCGGCTGGTGGGCGGCGTCCGCTTCTATCAGCGCCGCGAGATCAAGGACCTTCTGGCTTACCTCCGCCTGGTCCTGAACCCCCATGACGATCTCAGCCTGGTCCGCGTCCTGAACGTGCCCCCACGGGGGATCGGCCCGGCGACGCTCTCCAAGTTAACGGCGCTGGCCCAGCAGCAGGGGAGCTCTCTGTTCACGGCCATCGAACAGGCCACGGGCCATCCCTCCCCGATTCGGGGAGGGGAAGGGGGGAGGGGTGGGATCTCCCTTCCCCAGAAAATCCGCCATGCCCTCGTCGATCTCATCGAGCGGATCCGGGCCTGGCAGGCGGCCCGCGAGCGCATGGGCGTGGCGGAGTTGTTGCGGCGCATCATCGATGAGATCGGCTACGCGGAATATCTGGAGAGCCTGGAGGATCAGGAGCGGGAGATCGGAGGACGGCGCTGGGATAACGTGATGGAGCTGCTGCGGGTCGCTGCCCCCTATCGACCGGGCGCTTTCGAGGATCCGCTGGCGGTCTTCCTCAGCGAGGCGGCCCTGATCTCCGATGTGGATACCCTGCGGGATGACGTGGATGCGCCGATCCTGTTAACGCTCCATGCCGCCAAGGGGCTGGAATTCGAGGCGGTGTTCATCACCGGTCTGGAGGAGGGGTTGCTTCCGCACAGCCGTTCTATGGATGAGCCCGCCGCCCTGGAGGAAGAGCGGCGCCTGTTCTACGTGGGGATGACGCGAGCCAAAGATCTCCTGTTCCTGACCTATGCCTTCCGTCGGTATGAGGAGATCCGCACGCCCTCGCGGTTCCTCCGAGAGATCCCGAAGGAGCTGTGGAGTGCGGTGCCTGGGCACCGCACTCCACGGGCCCCTCGATCCCGGCGGGATCGCAAAGCGGCCGCTTTACAGGAAACCCCGGTGGCCCCTCCCTCCAGCCTGCGCTTCCGCCCGGGCATGCGGGTTCGTCATCCTCAGTTTGGGGAAGGGCTGATCCTGGAGAGCCGGCGGGCTGGCCCGGACGAAGAGGTGGTGGTGATGTTCGAGGAAGCTGGGCTTAAGCGGCTCCTGGCCGGGTTTGCAAACCTGCAGATCCTCCCGGATCCGACACGTCCCCCTTCGTAG